One Bacillus amyloliquefaciens DSM 7 = ATCC 23350 DNA window includes the following coding sequences:
- a CDS encoding PBSX family phage terminase large subunit, whose product MTKVKRISDIVTPKFRSFWAAANSHKYLRYVLKGGRGSSKSTHIGTRIVNDMMKYPVSTLVVRKVANTLGESVFEQLKEAIDLLGVGEYWHVNKSPMRLTYKPRGNSIIFRGADDPAKIKSLKIAKFPVAFLWVEELAEFKLEEEISMIENSVLRAELPDGLFYAFYYSYNPPKRKQSWVNKKYESSFVPKNTYIHHSTYLENPYISKAFKEEAEIVKERNPLKYRWEYLGEALGSGVVPFDNLKIENGCITDEMVRSFDNIRQGVDFGYGPDPLAYVRWHYDKKRNSIYAIDELYDQKVSNRELAKWIRSKGYESQEITADSAEPKSIDELKIDHGIRRITGAKKGPDSVQYGEEWLDDLDAIIIDPLRTPNIAREFENIDYQTDRDGNPKARLEDADNHTIDATRYAFERDMKRPGVRVMTR is encoded by the coding sequence TTGACGAAGGTTAAGCGAATATCGGACATCGTAACGCCGAAATTCCGTTCGTTCTGGGCGGCAGCCAACAGTCACAAATATCTTCGGTATGTCTTAAAGGGAGGCCGTGGCTCTTCGAAATCGACGCATATTGGCACCCGAATAGTAAACGACATGATGAAATACCCGGTCAGTACACTTGTGGTGCGGAAAGTCGCCAACACATTAGGGGAATCGGTTTTCGAGCAGCTTAAAGAGGCAATTGATCTGCTGGGCGTGGGTGAATACTGGCATGTCAATAAATCGCCGATGAGGCTCACGTACAAACCCAGGGGAAACAGCATCATTTTCAGGGGTGCGGACGATCCGGCAAAAATCAAGTCACTCAAGATCGCAAAATTTCCGGTTGCCTTCCTGTGGGTCGAAGAGCTGGCCGAATTTAAACTTGAAGAAGAAATTTCAATGATCGAAAATTCCGTCCTGCGGGCTGAACTCCCGGACGGTCTTTTTTATGCTTTTTATTATTCATACAATCCGCCGAAAAGAAAGCAATCGTGGGTTAACAAAAAATATGAATCTTCATTCGTACCAAAGAACACATATATCCATCATTCAACATATCTCGAAAATCCTTATATCTCAAAAGCCTTTAAGGAAGAGGCTGAGATCGTTAAGGAACGGAACCCACTAAAGTACAGATGGGAATATCTCGGCGAAGCGTTAGGGAGTGGTGTTGTGCCATTTGATAATTTGAAAATCGAGAACGGCTGCATTACTGATGAAATGGTTCGTTCATTCGACAACATCCGGCAGGGCGTTGACTTTGGATATGGTCCTGATCCTCTCGCTTACGTCAGGTGGCACTATGACAAGAAGCGGAACAGTATCTATGCGATTGATGAGCTTTATGATCAAAAGGTTTCCAATAGAGAGCTGGCAAAATGGATCAGGTCAAAAGGATATGAGAGTCAGGAAATTACTGCTGACAGTGCCGAGCCTAAGAGTATTGATGAACTGAAAATCGATCACGGTATCCGACGCATAACAGGCGCGAAAAAAGGACCTGACTCGGTTCAATATGGCGAGGAATGGCTTGATGATTTAGACGCCATTATCATTGATCCGTTGAGAACTCCTAATATCGCCCGGGAATTCGAGAATATCGACTATCAGACTGATAGAGATGGCAATCCGAAGGCGCGGCTTGAGGACGCTGACAACCACACTATAGATGCCACTCGTTATGCTTTTGAACGGGATATGAAGCGGCCGGGCGTACGGGTCATGACGAGATAA